A genome region from Longimicrobium sp. includes the following:
- the crcB gene encoding fluoride efflux transporter CrcB: MRPPPRTPNLLSVALALSHPRTLAPPLLLLYLAAGGVAGTLARYGLGKWIPTWAGTDFPWHTLIINLAGSFVLGFAVRASETMPVSPEVRGMVTIGFCGAFTTFSTFSLETVALLQDGQWGRGMAYALGSVAAGLVAILAGMAAAGAAFRPRL; the protein is encoded by the coding sequence TTGCGCCCGCCGCCCCGCACCCCGAATCTCCTGTCCGTCGCTCTCGCACTCTCGCACCCTCGCACCCTCGCACCTCCCCTGCTCCTCCTCTACCTCGCCGCCGGGGGCGTCGCCGGCACGCTGGCGCGCTACGGCCTGGGCAAGTGGATCCCCACCTGGGCGGGGACGGACTTTCCCTGGCATACGCTGATCATCAACCTGGCCGGCTCGTTCGTGCTGGGCTTCGCCGTGCGCGCGTCGGAGACGATGCCGGTGTCGCCCGAGGTGCGGGGGATGGTCACGATCGGTTTCTGCGGGGCGTTCACCACCTTCAGCACCTTCTCGCTGGAGACGGTCGCGCTGCTGCAGGACGGGCAGTGGGGGCGGGGGATGGCGTACGCGCTGGGGAGCGTGGCCGCGGGGCTCGTCGCCATCCTGGCCGGGATGGCGGCCGCCGGCGCGGCGTTCCGCCCCAGGCTGTGA
- a CDS encoding surface-adhesin E family protein, whose protein sequence is MMVLKRVYAVLTAAFLGCVPMSLKAQAPSRAEADSLALRAAGRGPQWAEIMVMGGTGMYVDTVHIRRTPEAMHLTLRWEYAEPMSLGPGRPYYGAEIVEDLDCDHGRARDLEVSALDRNGRVFKTEAYPHQEWKTFQEHAFLSSIGRPLCLRIGTILMFKQ, encoded by the coding sequence ATGATGGTCCTGAAGCGGGTTTACGCTGTATTGACGGCGGCATTCCTCGGGTGCGTGCCGATGTCGCTGAAGGCGCAGGCGCCGTCCCGCGCGGAGGCGGACTCGCTGGCGCTGCGGGCGGCGGGGCGCGGGCCGCAGTGGGCGGAGATCATGGTGATGGGCGGAACGGGGATGTACGTGGACACCGTGCACATCCGCCGCACCCCCGAGGCGATGCACCTGACGCTGCGCTGGGAGTACGCCGAGCCGATGTCGCTGGGCCCCGGCAGGCCCTACTACGGCGCCGAGATCGTGGAAGACCTGGACTGCGACCACGGCCGCGCGCGCGACCTGGAGGTGAGCGCGCTGGACCGGAACGGCAGGGTCTTCAAGACGGAGGCATATCCGCACCAGGAGTGGAAGACCTTCCAGGAGCACGCGTTCCTGTCCAGCATCGGCCGCCCGCTCTGCCTGCGCATCGGCACGATCCTGATGTTCAAGCAATGA